CGAATCCAGGCCCAGCGCCTCGAAATCGGCATCGCGATCCAGCTTGTCCGCAGGGAAGCCGCTGATCTCGGCCAGCGCCGACGCCAGCCGATCGAAGGCCGAAACGGGGGCCTTCCTAGCGGCGGCGGCCGGACGCGCCGGCGCCGGAACCGTCTCAAGTTGCCGCGCGCCGGCCGGCTCGCCAAGCAGGGACGGCACCCAGTAACGCTCCTTGGCGAAGGGATAGCCCGGCAGGCTGACGCGGCGGGGCTCGAATCCGCCGGCGTTGCGGCCAGCGCGCAGCCTGCGCCAGTCCAGCGCGCCGCCGCGGCACCAAAAGCGCAGCAGCTCGGCGGTCTTGTTCTCGTCCACCCATGCCGCTACCAGAAGCTCGACGTCGCCGGCGGACAGCTCCGCCAGCGCGCCGCCGCGCTTCGCTTCCGCCGCATGAATGCCCAGCTCGCCCAGTTTGGCCGATGCTGCGGCGTCCAGCGGATCGGCCGCGACGAAAGCGCTTAGCTGGTCGGCCAGCGTCTCGAGCGACGTTGCGACGATGCCGAGCCGGAAACGGTGCGGCTCGCGGCCGAGCTGCAGCGTGCTGGCCGCGTCGGCCAGCAGCAGCCGCCGCGCCTCCTCGTCCGGCTCGCCGGCCAGCCAATCGCCGACGCGCCCGGCCATCGCCGACGCCAGCTCGCGCAGTTGCTCCCAGCTGCCGGCCGACAGCGGAACCGCCAAGCGGCCGATCGGCGCCTCGCGCCTCGCCGTGGATGGCTTATGCTCTTCCACCACCACATGCGCGTTGGAGCCTCCCGCGCCGAACGACGACAGGCCGGCGATGCGCGGCGCGCCGCCGGGCCCGGCCGGCCAGTCGGTCAGCGAGCGCTGCACCGAAAACGGCGAGCGCTCGAACGCGATCGCCGGATTGAGTTCATCGGCGTGCAACGACGGCGCCAGCCGGCGATGCCGCATCTGCAGCAACACCTTGGTCAGCCCTGCGATGCCGGCCGCGCTCTCGCAGTGGCCGATATTGGACTTCACCGAGCCTATCGCGCAGAACTGCCGGTCTCCCGATTCGCCGAACGCCGACGACAGCGCGGCGATTTCGATCGGATCGCCCAAGGAGGTGCCGGTGCCATGCGCCTCGATATAGCTCACCTCGCGCGGCGACACGCCCGCGCGCTGGTAGGCGCTGGATACGACTTCGGACTGCGCCCGCACGCCGGGCACCGAATAACCGGCCGAACGGCCGCCATGGTTGATCTCGCACGCGCGGATCACGCCGTAGATGTGATCGCCGTCGGCCTCGGCGCGCGCCAGCGACTTCAGCACAACAGCCCCCACGCCCTCGCCCGGCACGTAGCCGTCGCCGCCCTTGCCGAATGCCTCGCACCGACCGCGGCTGGATGCGAACCGCCCCTGCGCCAGCATCAGGTATTTGTTCGGATGCAGCGACAGGTTGACCCCGCCTACCAGCGCGGCGGCGCAATCGCCGCGCTCCAGCGCGCGGCAAGCCAGCGACAACGCCGTCAGCGACGACGAGCACATGGTGTCGACTGCCATGCTCGGGCCGGTGAAATTGCAGAAATACGATACCCGGTTGGCCACCGTGGCCGCGCTGCCCGACAAAGCGACGGCATCTCCGCGCTGGGTCTGCTCGGCGCCGTACAGCTGGTATTCCTGGTACATCAGGCCGACGTACACGCCGACCGACGCGCTCTTGCCGTCCCGCGCCGGCGCGCAGCGGGCCAAGCCCTCGCGCGTATAGCCGGCGTCTTCTATCGCATGGACCGCGCATTGCAGGAACAAGCGTTCCTGCGGGTCCATCAGCTCCGCTTCACGCGGCGTGATGCCGAAGTAATACGGGTCGAAGCAGTCCACGTCGTCAAGAAAGCCGCCCCACTTGCTGTAAGTCTTGCCCGCCGCGTTCTTGTCCGGATCGAAGAAGCGCGCGTGATCCCAACGCGAGGCGGGAATCTCGGCGATGCTGTCGCGGCCGCCGGACAGATTGCGCCAGAACTGGTCCAGCGTCGGGGCATCCGGATAGCGGCCCGCCAGCCCGATGATCGCGATGTCGCCGCCGCGCGCGCGGGAGGCGGAGCCATCGGCAGCCTCCGCGCGAGAAACGTCCGCGAAGCGGGCGTTGGCGAAAGCCTGCGGATCGGCGACGGCGCGGACCGACGCGTTGACGATCCGTCCTATCGTTTCGCCGTCCATCGACAGGATGTCCACGTCGAAAGCCGCGTAGCCGGCGCGAAGCACGCGCATCCGGTTGACCAGATACACGTCGGCCGGCAGCGGCCGGGCCAGCTCGATCCTCTCTATCATCAGCGGCACGTACATCGGCGACGGCTCGCCGCTGTTCGAAGCGGGGTCGATGAAAAAGCAGCTGTTCAACAACAGCGGATCGAACGCGTAGCGATCTCGGCCGCCCTTGCGCGCGCCTTCGTCCAGCGTCACCCGGCTCACCAGCAGTCCGGCGCCGTCCGTATGCGCCGAACATACGGTCCGCAGCAAAGGCCCGACCGCGAACTGCGCGACCCGCCCGTACCACGCGTCTATCTCGGCCGCGGACAGCGGCGCCAGGCCGGCGGTCAGCGCGCCGATGTCGCGGCGTTCGGACGCGAACGCGCGCCGCGCTTCCACGCCGCCGCGGCAGCAGACCTGGCCGCCTCGCTGTCCGTCGCGGGCGAAGCTGACCTCGAACCGGCGCGCATCTCCTTCGCCAGACCATTCGACGGAAAGCTCGACGCTTTCGCCATCTTCCAGCGTGATCGGCCCGCCCTCCATCCTCACATGCGACAAGGCGAGCGGGAAAGCCATCGCCCCATCCCGCTCCGCCAAGGCCTCGACCGCCAGGCAGGGATGGGTCACCCCCATCAAGGCGAGCTTGCCGAGCACCTTGTGGTCCTGCAGATAGGCCTCCTCGGCGGCGAAGCGGAAGCGCGCCGGCGCGGCGGGATTTGGCTGGGGCGCTTCCGGCGGCGCGCCGACGAAACGCTCCGCCCGGCCGCCATCGCTCGCCTCCCGCGCGGCGAATTCGTCCAGTTCGGCGAGCGTCGGATACTCGAACATCAGCGTCGGCGACAGCTCCCTGCCCAGCATGCGGCCGGCCGCCTCGACCAGGTCCAGCAGGTCGGATGACTCAAGGCCGAGCTCGTAATAACCCTTGTCCAGCGCCACCTCGTCCGCGTCGGTGCGCAGCTTGCCGGCGATCATCGCGCGCAGGCTGGCCACGACGGCGCTGGTTGTCCGCTCATCCGCCGCGGGCTGCGGACGGACAGGCTGCTCTTTCGCAGGAGCAGGCGCGCGTCCGGCATCGGCGGAAAGCGCTCTCGGCTCGAACGCCCGCGCGTCGCGCACCCGCTTGGCGGAAAATCCCTTGATCCGCGCCAGCCAGACTCCGTCGACTGAGAAAAAATCGAGCGACATCGTAACGATCTCGCCACGCGCGATGATGCCGTCATTCGGAATGCGCACCAGGCACGGCCCGGTGATCGGCGCCGTCGCGACGAAGGATTCGATCACCAGCGGCAGGTACAGATCGCCGTCCTGCGCGAATGCGGATGCGCGCGAGGCGATCGCCGCTGCGTCGAGCAGAGCCGGATGGAACAGGAAGCGTTCGGCGTCGGACTCTGCCGCCGGATCCAACGCCAGCCGCGCCGCCACGCCTTCGCCATCGACGAGGATTTCGCCATGGGCCCGCATATAGCCGCCATGGACAAGATCGCTTTCCCGGCAACGCTCGTACAGCGCCGACATCGCTTCTACCCGGCCATCGCCCGGCCAGTTGGACACGTCCCGCTCGACGGGACCCAACTCGCCCGCGCGGATGGGCGCGAGTTCGGCGCTGGCGTATCGGCCATCCTCTCTCGCCGCGCCGGCGTCCTCGACGACCACGGCGTAACGGTCTTGCCCGGCAGGAAGAATGCGCACGCGGATCGACAGCCCGTCCTCTCCCGGTGGAACGACCAGCGGCCGGTGGATGCGCAGCGGGCCCAGCGCGTGAGTCCGGAAATCCACGCCATGCGGGGCGCTGAGCTGGTAGATCAGATCGACATAGGCCATGCCCGGAAACACCGGATTTCCGTAGACCCTGTGCTCTCCGACAACCGGGTTGCGAGATGACAAATGGATGACGCGCTCGGCGATCGGTTTGGTCATTGATACTGCTCCCAAATCATGGTGGTCGCGCGCGGATGCGGCGCGCGTTTGTCGCGTGCGCGAACGGGTTCGATGGATGCCATGCCAGGCGCGCGGACCGCCTGGGCCTGCCGGCGCAGCTCGGGCCGCGCGAGCGGCGCATGCGCGGGCGCGGCGACCGGCTCTTCGGCGCGCTGCAGGATGGCGTGGGCGTTGGTGCCGCCGTCGGCGAAACAATTGATCGCGACGGTCAGAGGCTGATCGCGCGGCGGCAGTTCCGCCTCGCGCGGGAAATAGAACGGCGAAGCGTCCAGGTCGAAATGGCGCAGGCCCTGCTGGCCAGACAGGAAAGGCGTCAAACGGTTGTGATGCAGCATCAGCACCGCCTTGATGAAACTCGCGATGCCCTCCGCGCACAGCGGATGGCCGATATTGGGCTTGATCGACCCCAGCGCGCACGACTGCCGCCGCGCCTCGCCACCAGACAGGCGGCCATAGACGGCGTTGATCGCCTTGAGCTCAAGCAGATCGGTCACCTTGGTGCCCGAGCCATTGGTTTCGATATGGGTGATATCTCCGGCATTCAGGCCGGACTTGGCCAGGACCCGGCGCATCAGGGCGGTCTGGCGCTCCAGATTGGGCGTCGCCGGACCGGCCGTGCGGCCATCGTTGTTGCACGACAGCGCCGCGATGCGGGCATAAACCGTGTCGCCATCGCGCCGCGCCTGCGCGGCCGTCTTCAGCAGCACCAGGCCGACGCCTTCCGACAGAATGATGCCGTCCGCCCGCTCATCGAACAGGTGGAAGCTGTCGCCCGCGCTCAGCAGACCGCGCCGCTCGAACACCGCGTGCGTGCGTTCGGCGTCATGCAGGTGGATGCCGCCGACGATCGCCGAATCGATCTCTCCGGAGCGCAGGGCCTGCGAGGCCAGATGCATGCCGACCAGCGCCGAGGAGCAGGCGGCGTCCAGCACCAGGCTGGGGCCGCTCAGATCGAAGAAGTGCGAGACGTTCGCCGCAAGATAGTTTTGTCCGGCGACGACGATGGGATTGCGCGCCGCGTGCAGCGCCTCCGGATCGAGCGACGCCCTGGCGCGCCCGCCGAGGAACACCCCCGTCGCGCCGCCCTTGACCTCTTCCGGCCGGTAGCCGGCATGCGCCCACAGGTTCAGGCACTCCTCCAGCACCATCAAGGCCTGCGGGTCCATCGCGTTGAAATCCTCAATCGGGATGTGGAAGGTCTCGCGGTCGAAACGGCCGCCATGGCCGAGCGAGCCGACGAAGCCGGCCCGGCCCGGGCTGCGGGAGAAAGCGCTGCGGCCTTCGGACAGCAAGCGCCAGTAGCTGTCCAGATCCGCCGCGCCCGGAAAGCGCGCCGACATGCCGACCACGACAATGTCGTCGGGCCGCTCGCCCGCTACCGGAGCCGCCGGCGCGGCGGCAAGCGCGGCAGCTTGCGGCGCCGGCTCAGCCTGTCGGTAGGCTTCGGCAACCGCGGCGGGCTCAGCCTCTTGCGGGCCGCTTGAGAAATACGCGGCGAGCGCGGCGCCCTCGTTCGCGAGCAACCATGCGCACAGCGCCGCCAGGTTCGGCTGCTCCAGGATCAGCGACGGCGCGAGATCGACCTTCAGTTCGACGTTGATCGTGCGCAGTATCTGCGCCATCAGGATCGAATCGAGGCCGTAGTTCGAAAAATCGACGCGAGCGTCGAAATCGGCCGGCGCGATCTTGAGCTCGGCCATGAACAGCCCGCCCAGCCAGGCTTGCGCCCGCCCGGACAGCGCGGCCGCATCGACCGCCGCCGGCTTAGTCGCGGGCGCGGCGGACGGCTTGCCCGCCTCCGGCCGCGGCTCTGCCTGCCGGGCCGGCTCGATTTCCGCGCGCCACCGCGCCGGATCGACCAGCGCCGGCATCATGACCGCCCGCCCCCTGGCCGCCAACGCGCGGTCGAGCAAGGCCAGGCCATCGCGGTCGGTCAGCCCGGCGAGGCCGGTGGCGCGGTAGACGTCGGTCTCCATCGCGCCCATCCCGGTTTCGATCCAGCTCGGCCATTGCAGGCTGACGATGCCCAGCCCCGGCTCGTGCTCGGCGAGCGCGTCCATATAGGCGTTGGCCATCGCGTAGTCGATCTGGCCGGCCGCGAGGCCAGGCAGCGCCGCGCAAACCGACGAATAAACGACGAACAGCGACAGCGGTTGCCCGCTCACCGCGCGGCATAAACCGTCCAGGCCCGCGGTTTTCGGCGCGAACACCGCCCGCACGCCGGACGGATTCTTCCGGATCCAGGCTGGATTGGCGTCGCCCATGCCCGCGCAATGGATGACGCCGCCTATCGGCCCCAGCTCGCGGACGATGCGCTCCCTGGCCCCGGCCATCGCGCGCTCGTCGGAGAGATCGACGTCCAGCGCCAGCACCTTGGCGCCGAACCGCTGCAGTTCGACGATGGCCGCGATCTTCTCGCGCGCGGACGCGCTGACGGCGGCGTCTCCCGGGTTAGCCAGAATATCCGCCCAGCGCTCGGCGGCCGGCAGCCGCTCGCGCCCGCTCAGCGCGATCAGACGGACGCCATGGCGCGCCACCATGTGCCGGGCGCACAGCAGGCCCAGCCCGCGCGTGCCGCCGGTGATCCAGAGCGCGTGCTCCGCCGGGAAGGAGAACGGCCGCGCATTCGCCTCTGCCTGCAGCGGCGCGAAATGCGGCGCGTAGGCTTGCCCGCCGCGAATGCAGACCCGCGGCAGGATTTCGCGCCCTTCCAGCCTAGCGAGCATCTGCCGCGGCAGTTCCGCCGCGTCGTCGGACAGGTCGATGTCAAGGTGGCCGCTTTCCAGCCGCGCGTATTCGAAGCCGAGCGAACGGTACAGGCAGGCGGTCAGCGCCGCGTGCGGCAAGGGCTCGGCCGACTCCGGCCGGGCGAACGCCTCCAGGTGCCGGGTCACCGCCAGCAGACGCGCGCCGTTCAGGCGCACCTGCTCGACAAGCCGCTGCATGCCGGGCAGCCAGCCGTCGACGCGCGCCGCCAGACCGCGCGCATGGGCGGGATCGAGCGCGGTCAGGTCCAGCACCGACGCCAGCGCGTGGCCGTTCGGCTTGCACAGCCGCTCGGCCTCGTTTTCCAGACGGTCGATGTCGGCGATGCGCGTTCCCGGCCGCAGCGCGGCGACGCGTTCGGCCAGCGCCCGCGTCGCGGCCGTCGCCAGCACCAGGATGAAACCGCCGCGCGCCGCATCGCCCTCCGCGTCCCCATCCTGCCGCGCGCACGGCCGCCATTCCATGGCGAACAGCTCCGCCCGGCGCTCGTCGGCCGCCGGCGCCTGAGTCTGGACAGGCTTCACTTCCGCCGCGCGGGCCGTGGCGGAGCCGGAACCGGCGATCCAATAGCGCTCCGTCTTGAACGGATAGCTGGGCAGCGACATCCGCCGCGGCAACGCCGCGTACCCCGCCTCCGGCCGATACAGCCTGCGCCAGTCGGGCTCGACGCCCATGGCCCACGCCTGAGCGAGCGCATGCAGGTTTTCCTTGTCGAGCCAGGCCTGCAGCAACGCCTGCGCGTCGTCGTCGGCGTAAAGCCGGACTGCGTCGCGGTTTTCGCTCGCCGCGCCGCCATGCCAGTCCCCTCCACCCCGGGCATCGGCGGGAAACGCGCGCAGCCTGTCTTTCAACTCGTCGATCGAACGGACGATGGTCGCCGCCCTGTGCTCCATCGCCTCCCGTCCCACCTGCAGGGTATAGGCCAGGCTGGGCAGCGCGTCGTCGTCCAGCAAGCGGCGCTCTATCGCCGCCAGCAAGTTGGCCGCCATGATGGGCAGCCGCGAGCGCTCGCGCGCCGACAAAACGATCAGCCAGCCCGCGCCGGCGTTCGCGCGGCGGACAACGGCCGGCATCGGATACGCCTCGATGATCGCGTGCGCGTTCACGCCGCCCGCGCCGAAGCTGCTGAGGCCGGCGACGCGGAGCCGCTCCGCGCCGTCCGCTCCGATGGCAGGCCAGGGCGTCAGCGCTTGGTTGACCGTGAACGGCGTCGCGGCGAAATCGATCGCCGGATTCAGCGCGCTCGAGTGCAGCGATGGCGCGATGGCCTGATGCCGCATCTGCAGCAGCACCTTCAGCATGCCGGCGACGCCGGCCGCGCCTTCGCAATGGCCGATATTGGACTTCACCGAGCCGATCCGGCAGGCGCCGGCGGGCAGCGCCGGCCCCGCGTCGGCGAAGGCGCGGGTCAGGCCAGCGATCTCGACCGGGTCGCCGAGCTTGGTGCCGGTGCCGTGCGCCTCGACATAGCTGATATCCGCCGGCGCGACGCCCGCCCGCTGGATGGCGCCGCGGATCGCCCGCGCCTGCGCGGCGGGATTCGGCACGGTGTAGCCGCTGGCCCGGCCGCCGTGGTTGACCTCCACCGCGCGGATCACGCCGTGGATCATGTCGCCGTCGCGCTCGGCGTCGTCCAGCCGCTTGAGCATCAGCGCGCCCACGCCCTCGCCCGGAATGTAGCCGTCGCCGCCCTCGCCGAAGCTCTCGCAATGGCCTTTCGACGAAATGAATTGGCCGCGCGACAGCATCAGGTACTTGCTGGGATGCAGGCTGAGGTTGGCCCCGCCGGCGAAGGCGGCGTCGACCGCGCCGGACGCCAGCGCCTCGCACGCCATGCCGATGGCGACGAGGGAGCTCGAGCACATGGTGTCCACCGCCATCGCCGGACCGTTGAAGTCGCAAACATAGGACATCCGGCTGGCCACCGACGACGTTCCGCCTCCCAGGCCCATACGTTCGGACGCCTCGAGCGCGAACAGCGGGTACTCCTGCCCCATCACGCCCGCGTAGATGCCGACCCGGCCGCCGGCCGAGCCGTCGGAACGGGCGGCGCGCAGCGCGTCCCGCGTATAGCCCGCGTCCTCCATCGCCATCCAGCAATGCTGCAGGAACAGCCGCTCGAGCGGGTCCATCACCTCGGCCTCGCGCGGCGAAATCTGGAAGAACAACGGATCGAAAGCGTCGGCCTCTTCGATGAAGCCGCCCCATTTGCTGGAGATGGTGCCGGGCTCCCGGCCCGGGCTGTAATACTCCCGCCAGTCCCAGCGTTCGGCCGGAATCTCGGTGATGCAGTCCCGGCCCTCGCGGAGATTGTTCCAGAACGCGTCCAGGTCCCGCGCCTGCGGGAAACGCCCCGCCATGCCAACCACGGCCACCGCCGCGCCACGGCCGCCCGCGCGGTTCCCGGCCCGCGCCGCCGGTTTGGCCAGCCGCCTGAGCGAGGCGTTCTTTACCGTGGCCACGCAGCGCAGCGCATCGTCGTAAAGGGTCGCGTCCAACGCGATGAAATCCGGATTGACCCGCCGCGGCTTGGCCGCGACGACGGCTCGCGACGTCATCGGCCGCCACAGCGTCAGGTTCTCGATCAGCAAGGGCACGAAGGCATCCTGGCCATTGATCCCCTCGGCGTCGAATTGGTAGCAGACGTTCAGCAGCAGCGGATCCAGCGGCAGTTCCAGCGCATGCCGCTTGTCCGTCAGATCCACCTCGCTGACCAGCGTGCCGTCATCCAGCTCGAACGCGCGCCGGATGGAACGGAGCGCCGGACCGATTCCAAAGGCAGGCACCGCCTCGTACCAGCGCGCGATCTCATCTGCGGACAGCTCTCGACCTCGGGCTTGCAGCGCCTGCCAATCCAGCGCGGGCGGCTCGGCCCCGTCTGCGGAAACGATCCGGCCGTCGCAGCAGGGGCTCCACTCCGTCGCGCCGTCGACGCGCTGGCGCGCCTCGAACCCTTCCATCCCGTCCGCGCCGTCGAAACGAATCTCTATATCCACGCCCTGGTCTGCTCCCAGCGTCAGCGGGCCGCCGCTGAAGCGGACATCCCGCAAGCCGAACGGCCGGGGGGCGGCTTCGCCCCGCGCATGCAGCGCCAGGCAGGGATAGGTGATGCCCATCAGCGCGGGCTTGCCGTCGACCAGGTGGTCGGCGAGCTGCGGCTCGCCCGCCTCGAAACGATAGCGCGCGGCATCCGCCGGACGGATGGCGGAACGCTCGCCCGGAACCGCCTGAACCGCCGCCGGCGCGCTGCCGCGCAGGTGTTCAAGCAGCTCTTCTATCGTGTTGTGCTCGAACAGCAGGGTTGGATTCAGACGCCGGGTCAGCAGACCCTCCACGTCCTTCAGGATCGTCAGCATCTGCGACGAGCTCAGGCCCATGTCGAAGAAACCGCGGCGGGTGTCGAGCTGCCGCTCGCCGACGCCGAGGTGCCGGGCGAAGATCTCCAGCACCCCCCGCTCAAACGCGGACGCATCGGCAGCCCCGGGCTGCGCATCCGCGGCGCTGGCCGCGCGCGGCAGGCTTGTCCCGGCCGGCACCGCGCGCCGCGCGTCCAACCTTTCCCTGACACGCTTGCCGGTCAGCTCCGCCAGCGTCGCCACCCATCTGCCGGCCTCATCGTAGAAATCGATGTCCAACTTGCGGATGTCATTCGTGATCTCGATGCGGTCGAGCCGCACCCGCGCGACGCATGCGCCATTCAGCGGCGCCCGGGCCCGGAACGCGCCGTAATGCAGCGGCAGATACAGCGCCTGCTCGCCATCCGTCGCCGGCAAGGCCGATTCGAGTATCGACGAGGCCACCGCCGCGCCATCGATCAGCGTCGGATGAAAGACCGCATCGGCCAACAGCGAGCGATGCTCGGCGGGCACGCGCAGTTCGATCAGGCATCCCCAGTCGAAGCGGCGCGCCACGCCATCCGCGCGCATCAGCCCCTCATGCAGCAGTCCGCGCCCGCGAGCCTGCGCGTACAGCTCGTCCAAGTCCAGCCGCTGACGCGGCGCGGCCTCCAGCGCGGCGAGGTCCAGGTCCGGCTCGGGCCCCGCCAGGGATGGACGCAGTTCGGCCGCGCAATAGCGGTCGCCGGCCGCGCCCTCCGGCGCGACCTCGATCGAGTAGACGCCGTCTTCGGGGCCCGTCACGGTTATCGTCAGGCGGACTTCGCCGCCCTCCTCGACGAGGAGCGGACGATAGATGACCAGGTCGCGCAACTCGGCGGCGAAGCCGTCGATATGCAAGCCATCCCGCGCGATGGCCATCAGCAGATCGATATAGGCGAGCCCGGGCAGCACCCGCTGTCCGTGCACCCGATGCTGGGCGACGACCGGGTGGGATGCCTGGAGGGTAAGATCAAACGCTCTTTTCATGAATTTTTCCCCAGCTCGACTGGATCGGTGAATGATGGACGCCCCCTGCGTCCAGAAGGGACGGGGCCTGAACGGAGGCCGGCGCCGCCGCGCGCGGGAAGCGGCGGCGTTGCATCGACGGCATCGGCAGCCCGTGGCGGCGCTGCGCGTAATCCGCGCCCGGCACGAACTCCTCGACGATCAAGTGGCAGTTGGTGCCGCCGTCAGGGAAGCAGCTCTGCGCCGCCGCCCTCGGCTTACCCGGTCCGCCCGGCCACGCCAGCGTTTCGCGGTTGAAGCGGGCGCGGGACGCCTCGAAGTCGTAGTGTTCGAACGGCCGCTCGGCGCACAGGCTGGGCGCGATCTGGCCGCGCTCCACGCTGAGCGCGCAGCGGACGAAGCCGGCGAGGCCGGAGGCCAGCAGCAAGTGGCCGACGGCCGGCTTCACCGAGCCGATCGGGCACGGCGCCAGTCCGGCGTCGTCTAGCCGATAGGCGTGCGACAACGCCTTTATCTCGACCGCGTCGACCACCGCCGATCCGCCGCCGTTCACCTCGATGTAGCCGACATCCTCCGGGCGCTTGCCGGCGGCGGCCAGCGCCCGCAGCATCACCTCGCGCTGCGCTTTCATGCTGGGCGAGCCCGGTCCGAGCGTGCGCCCGTCGTTGTTGATCTCCAGCGCCTTGACCACCGCATGGATGCGGTCGCCGTCAGCCTGGGCGCGCTCCAGCGTCTTGCAGACCACCGCGACCACGCCCTCTCCGAGCACGTCGCCGGCGGCGTCGCGGTCGAAGATGCGGAACGCGCCGTCGGGGCTGAGGATATTGCGCGCGGCGAACAGATCATGCGCCCGAGAAGTCGTCAGCAGGCTGGTCGCGCCGACCAGCGCCATATCGATCGCGCCGCCGCGCAAGGCGTCGAAAGCGAGGGACATGCCGGTCAGGCCGGACGAGCACGCGGTGTCGACGACCAGGCTAGGGCCGGTGAAGTTGAAGCAACGCGAGATATTGCTCGCCAGATAGTTCTGGCCGACGCCGAGAATCGGATGGGCGGCGGCCGCCAGCCCCTTCTCATCGGCGGTGACCTGCAGCCGGCCGCCGACATAGACGCCGACCGGTCTGCCCGACAGCTCTGCCGTCGAATAACCGGCGTCGCACAACGCTTTCAAGCTTTCCTCCAGCATCAGTCGCGCCTGCGGATCCATCACCGCGGCGTCCGACGCGTGCAGGCCGAAATGCTCGGGATCGAAGCTGTCGATATCGTCCAGCCAGCCGGCGTGCACCTTGCCTTGCCCCCCTGGCCAGCGCGCGTCGCGCATCGTCGAAATCGCGGAACTCCCGCTGGTCTGCAGCCGCCAGAACGCATCGACGTCCGGCGCGCCCGGCAGGCGGACGGCCAGGCCGATGACCGCGATGTCGCCGGACTTGCCCTGAGGCGAACGGATCGCCGACGACAGTTTGTCTTCAGCCGGTTTCTCCCGCGCTTGGTCCGCCTCGGCCCGCGCCTGCGGATTGTCCTCCTCCGGAGAAACCGCCGCGGCCTCGCCGGAGAAATGGCCGGCCAGCGCGCTCTCGTGGGCGGCCGCCAGGTGTTCGCACAACTCGCCCAGCGTCGTGTATTCCAGCATCAGCGAGGGGGCGAGCTGCGCGCCGGTCAGCGAACTCATCCGTCCGATCAACTGCAGCACCATCACCGATTCGATGCCGTAGTCCGAGAACGGCACATCCCGGTCGGCAACCTGCTCCGCGGTGAACTTCAGTTCGGAAATCAGCATCTCGCGCATCCACGTTTCCGTGGCGGCTAGCAGCCCGGCGCGCGGCGGCGCCGAAGCGGCCTTCGCGGGCTCGACCGTTTCCCGGCCCCGCTCCGCCTGGACCGCGGCGGCAACCGGCCGTTCTGGCTCGGCGACCAGCGCTGCGGGATCGAAGCCTTCGGCATCGATGCAGCAAGGCGCGACGACAGCCGGGCCAGCGCCGGCCACGGCCAGCGCCACGCAGCGGTCAAGCAGCGCCAGGCCGGCTGCAGTCGAAACCGGTTTCAGCCCGCTCCTGCCGAAGGCCGGCATGGCATTGCCGACCGCCATGCCGGTTTCACCCCACGCCGGCCATTGCAGCGACAGCGCGCGCGCGTCTCCTAGCGCATGGCGATGCCGGGCGAAGGCGTCCATATAAGCGTTGGCCATCGCGTAATCGCTCTGGCCGGCGGCCAGGGCCGGCGCCAGCGCGGACACCGACGAAAACAGCATGAAGAAGCGCAGCCCTTCGCCGTCCAACCGCCGGTACAGCGCCGAAAGGCCGCCCATCTTGGGCTCGCAGACGGCCGCGATCTGCGCCGCCGGCTTGCTGATGAAGGCCGGGTCGGCGCTGGTCAGGCCCGCGCAATGGAACACGCCCGTCACCCGCCCCAGCGCGGCCTCGACCGCTGTCACGGCCACATCGACGCTGTCGTCCCCGTCCAGCGCGCAGGCCTG
This genomic window from Chromobacterium phragmitis contains:
- a CDS encoding beta-ketoacyl synthase N-terminal-like domain-containing protein, whose translation is MKRAFDLTLQASHPVVAQHRVHGQRVLPGLAYIDLLMAIARDGLHIDGFAAELRDLVIYRPLLVEEGGEVRLTITVTGPEDGVYSIEVAPEGAAGDRYCAAELRPSLAGPEPDLDLAALEAAPRQRLDLDELYAQARGRGLLHEGLMRADGVARRFDWGCLIELRVPAEHRSLLADAVFHPTLIDGAAVASSILESALPATDGEQALYLPLHYGAFRARAPLNGACVARVRLDRIEITNDIRKLDIDFYDEAGRWVATLAELTGKRVRERLDARRAVPAGTSLPRAASAADAQPGAADASAFERGVLEIFARHLGVGERQLDTRRGFFDMGLSSSQMLTILKDVEGLLTRRLNPTLLFEHNTIEELLEHLRGSAPAAVQAVPGERSAIRPADAARYRFEAGEPQLADHLVDGKPALMGITYPCLALHARGEAAPRPFGLRDVRFSGGPLTLGADQGVDIEIRFDGADGMEGFEARQRVDGATEWSPCCDGRIVSADGAEPPALDWQALQARGRELSADEIARWYEAVPAFGIGPALRSIRRAFELDDGTLVSEVDLTDKRHALELPLDPLLLNVCYQFDAEGINGQDAFVPLLIENLTLWRPMTSRAVVAAKPRRVNPDFIALDATLYDDALRCVATVKNASLRRLAKPAARAGNRAGGRGAAVAVVGMAGRFPQARDLDAFWNNLREGRDCITEIPAERWDWREYYSPGREPGTISSKWGGFIEEADAFDPLFFQISPREAEVMDPLERLFLQHCWMAMEDAGYTRDALRAARSDGSAGGRVGIYAGVMGQEYPLFALEASERMGLGGGTSSVASRMSYVCDFNGPAMAVDTMCSSSLVAIGMACEALASGAVDAAFAGGANLSLHPSKYLMLSRGQFISSKGHCESFGEGGDGYIPGEGVGALMLKRLDDAERDGDMIHGVIRAVEVNHGGRASGYTVPNPAAQARAIRGAIQRAGVAPADISYVEAHGTGTKLGDPVEIAGLTRAFADAGPALPAGACRIGSVKSNIGHCEGAAGVAGMLKVLLQMRHQAIAPSLHSSALNPAIDFAATPFTVNQALTPWPAIGADGAERLRVAGLSSFGAGGVNAHAIIEAYPMPAVVRRANAGAGWLIVLSARERSRLPIMAANLLAAIERRLLDDDALPSLAYTLQVGREAMEHRAATIVRSIDELKDRLRAFPADARGGGDWHGGAASENRDAVRLYADDDAQALLQAWLDKENLHALAQAWAMGVEPDWRRLYRPEAGYAALPRRMSLPSYPFKTERYWIAGSGSATARAAEVKPVQTQAPAADERRAELFAMEWRPCARQDGDAEGDAARGGFILVLATAATRALAERVAALRPGTRIADIDRLENEAERLCKPNGHALASVLDLTALDPAHARGLAARVDGWLPGMQRLVEQVRLNGARLLAVTRHLEAFARPESAEPLPHAALTACLYRSLGFEYARLESGHLDIDLSDDAAELPRQMLARLEGREILPRVCIRGGQAYAPHFAPLQAEANARPFSFPAEHALWITGGTRGLGLLCARHMVARHGVRLIALSGRERLPAAERWADILANPGDAAVSASAREKIAAIVELQRFGAKVLALDVDLSDERAMAGARERIVRELGPIGGVIHCAGMGDANPAWIRKNPSGVRAVFAPKTAGLDGLCRAVSGQPLSLFVVYSSVCAALPGLAAGQIDYAMANAYMDALAEHEPGLGIVSLQWPSWIETGMGAMETDVYRATGLAGLTDRDGLALLDRALAARGRAVMMPALVDPARWRAEIEPARQAEPRPEAGKPSAAPATKPAAVDAAALSGRAQAWLGGLFMAELKIAPADFDARVDFSNYGLDSILMAQILRTINVELKVDLAPSLILEQPNLAALCAWLLANEGAALAAYFSSGPQEAEPAAVAEAYRQAEPAPQAAALAAAPAAPVAGERPDDIVVVGMSARFPGAADLDSYWRLLSEGRSAFSRSPGRAGFVGSLGHGGRFDRETFHIPIEDFNAMDPQALMVLEECLNLWAHAGYRPEEVKGGATGVFLGGRARASLDPEALHAARNPIVVAGQNYLAANVSHFFDLSGPSLVLDAACSSALVGMHLASQALRSGEIDSAIVGGIHLHDAERTHAVFERRGLLSAGDSFHLFDERADGIILSEGVGLVLLKTAAQARRDGDTVYARIAALSCNNDGRTAGPATPNLERQTALMRRVLAKSGLNAGDITHIETNGSGTKVTDLLELKAINAVYGRLSGGEARRQSCALGSIKPNIGHPLCAEGIASFIKAVLMLHHNRLTPFLSGQQGLRHFDLDASPFYFPREAELPPRDQPLTVAINCFADGGTNAHAILQRAEEPVAAPAHAPLARPELRRQAQAVRAPGMASIEPVRARDKRAPHPRATTMIWEQYQ